One window of Pocillopora verrucosa isolate sample1 chromosome 9, ASM3666991v2, whole genome shotgun sequence genomic DNA carries:
- the LOC131789349 gene encoding uncharacterized protein, with protein MATAPDPEVLCSTDGKDKFQRISRLLISGGTTLLREVFDQICPPFHLPSKLKDSNTKKQLKSAKLTKPQRDCLYPSPGTYGESKGFDITLLFALLKTICNLTPPSTGWDILPAPTDHSLVAELARIKHYRNAVYGHVKGNMEITDDEFLQLWENISQALIGVAANLGPTSKCNDWQTKIDKLLKDPLTAEDERNVQELQKWYKKNEDIKKSLDQLVDTTQKGKDSIERMEKNVEEIKKYLSELYELRPNSCENCTCTDAAILPVKLSCEIYAHSDQQGDLCGMSVNGDASRATAQEILSDLYIDFLTGHLNALAQEHLVTERVLTKFALMEAKLTTNISENEYRNCRKQLKAYAVLEPKVRDLKNRQDKLQEKFLEWVQVRKKIRSLLERPLQDRRMYSCSTFHWLVALVAVGLMAAISTFDVLAADEDIGLGVVICIGLWVCLGLALSATIASKPGSNKENDLGDDKNALQKVSSDARLLGKCVASLSICCRNHTEQVLTSKVMAREFPFLIDILRESGSEFHRESKSMLQALIKRELNIHSKGFQSLLTTNREILQELHEGPSQDEIQEMIVDFIKVEFDKNRLKFHQTSPFISHFH; from the exons ATGGCTACCGCACCGGACCCAGAGGTGCTTTGTTCCACGGATGGAAAAGATAAATTCCAACGAATATCTCGTCTGCTAATTAGTGGAGGTACTACATTACTTAGAGAGGTGTTTGATCAGATTTGCCCACCATTTCATCTtccttcaaaattaaaagattcaAATACAAAGAAGCAGCTTAAATCGGCAAAGCTCACAAAGCCACAGCGAGACTGCCTGTACCCCTCCCCGGGGACGTATGGTGAGTCAAAAGGTTTCGATATTACTCTGCTCTTCGCTTTGCTAAAGACAATATGCAACCTCACCCCTCCAAGCACGGGCTGGGATATTCTACCAGCTCCCACCGATCACAGTTTAGTTGCAGAATTGGCAAGAATTAAGCATTACAGGAACGCGGTGTATGGCCATGTAAAGGGAAACATGGAGATTACAGATGACGAATTTCTACAGCTTTGGGAGAACATTAGCCAGGCTCTGATAGGTGTCGCAGCAAACCTTGGCCCAACAAGCAAATGTAATGACTGGCAGACGAAAATTGACAAGTTATTGAAGGATCCCCTTACTGCTGAAGATGAAAGAAACGTACAGGAACTGCAAAAATGGTATAAAAAGAATGAAGACATCAAAAAATCCTTAGATCAATTGGTAGATACAACCCAAAAAGGGAAAGACAGTATagaaaggatggaaaaaaaCGTTGAGGAGATCAAAAAATACTTGAGTGAATTGTATGAGCTTAGGCCAAATTCTTGCGAGAATTGTACTTGTACTG ATGCAGCTATACTTCCGGTGAAGTTGAGTTGTGAGATCTACGCACACTCAGATCAACAAGGGGACCTTTGCGGAATGTCAGTAAACGGAGATGCCTCGCGTGCTACTGCACAGGAG ATATTGAGTGACTTGTATATAGACTTTTTAACAGGTCATTTAAATGCACTGGCACAAGAACACCTTGTGACAGAGAGGGTTCTTACCAAGTTTGCCCTTATGGAAGCAAAACTCACTACAAACATTTCAGAGAACGAGTACAGAAATTGTCGAAAGCAATTAAAGGCATATGCAG tCCTGGAGCCGAAAGTTCGTGACCTAAAGAACCGTCAAGATAAACTCCAGGAGAAGTTCCTCGAATGGGttcaagttagaaaaaaaatcagaagttTACTTGAAAGACCGCTCCAAGATCGTAGAATGTACTCCTGCAGTACTTTTCATTGGCTTGTGGCCTTAGTCGCTGTAGGATTAATGGCAGCAATCAGCACTTTTGACGTGTTAGCCGCCGACGAAGACATTGGCTTAGGTGTAGTGATATGCATAGGCTTGTGGGTATGCTTAGGGTTGGCCTTAAGCGCAACCATAGCCTCAAAACCAGGTTCTAATAAGGAAAATGATCTTGGAGATGACAAAAACGCCTTACAAAAAGTTTCGTCAGATGCCCGTCTCCTCGGGAAATGTGTGGCTAGCCTTTCTATTTGTTGCCGCAACCACACGGAGCAAGTGCTAACGAGCAAAGTTATGGCAAGGGAATTCCCATTTTTAATTGACATTCTACGAGAATCAGGGTCAGAATTTCACCGTGAATCGAAGTCAATGCTTCAAGCGCTGATCAAAAGAGAGTTAAACATTCATTCTAAGGGATTTCAATCTTTACTGACCACCAACAGGGAAATCCTACAGGAGCTGCATGAAGGACCAAGTCAGGATGAGATTCAGGAAATGATCGTGGATTTTATCAAAGTAGAATTCGATAAAAATCGTCTTAAATTTCATCAAACAAGTCCTTTTATTTCCCACTTCCATTAG
- the LOC131795738 gene encoding uncharacterized protein, giving the protein MGNGIRKYFAFRVRPQPSDLQPVDASAWILEEVGRGKAGKHRRPKFGDMIGSIYILTALIGNLNSPYTKLSRAGLLLWILSMAVNFTYDGYESIAKYGYPWMAVRGLLLITCCVCTWFTIRRTIPWLEKGLGELERDKRYRKALRDIKVITKKLPYVLGVFAVISGSIQFGIMQRDKATHVTFGESSDLQITFIFHMLRFLSGVHMFYALALFWSIPMCVMLMVGYSMIEYQDFSCIQLKLTEKRLTLRQAIEGYNERVQFVKLSSSACVVILCMLIAYTFVSLAVNAYVFLFRNRTLFLYIVHALLPLVLAAYPLSTASWVTKQYHWHLVAVVKAWVECSDSDSDSEDERPLSITNEHGTSRLPSNYSESQAPTLRIHMPDTGHVIVNSAYDNMDRLQNVLTGSALFLGKLQHRKKNPKFNFEKYISYLDKVSRNVGFSIGVVPVTWELVSTLFFFLISLIALFVQESIFGKAKSTITI; this is encoded by the exons ATGGGGAACGGCATTAGGAAATATTTTGCCTTTCGAGTTCGTCCCCAACCCTCTGACTTGCAGCCAGTCGATGCAAGTGCATGGATTCTTGAGGAAGTGGGACGAGGCAAAGCAGGAAAACATCGCCGACCAAAATTCGGTGATATGATTGGCTCCATTTACATCTTAACAGCGCTTATTGGGAATTTAAACTCCCCATACACAAAGCTTAGTCGTGCAGGGCTGTTGCTATGGATACTGAGTATGGCAGTGAACTTCACATATGACGGTTATGAGTCAATTGCTAAATATGGCTACCCATGGATGGCTGTACGCGGTTTGCTGTTGATCACTTGTTGTGTTTGTACGTGGTTTACTATTCGGCGTACGATCCCGTGGTTGGAGAAAGGACTGGGGGAGCTGGAAAGGGATAAGCGTTACAGGAAGGCGTTGCGTGACATAAAAGTCATCACAAAG AAACTTCCTTATGTCCTGGGCGTGTTTGCTGTAATTAGTGGATCTATTCAGTTTGGAATAATGCAGAGAGACAAGGCAACCCACGTGACCTTTGGAGAGTCATCTGACCTTCAAATCACCTTCATATTCCACATGTTAAGGTTCCTGAGTGGTGTGCACATGTTCTACGCCTTAGCTCTTTTTTGGAGCATCCCCATGTGTGTTATGCTGATGGTGGGGTATTCAATGATTGAATATCAAG ACTTCTCTTGCATACAACTTAAACTCACGGAAAAGCGACTGACGCTGAGACAGGCCATAGAGGGTTACAACGAAAGAGTGCAGTTTGTAAAGTTATCATCTTCAGCTTGTGTG gtaatacTGTGCATGTTGATTGCGTatacttttgtttctttggctgTCAACGCATACGTCTTTCTGTTCCGAAACCGAACGCTGTTCCTGTATATCGTCCACGCCCTCCTACCTCTTGTGCTCGCAGCCTACCCACTTAGCACCGCGTCATGGGTCACCAAGCAATATCATTG gCATCTGGTAGCAGTTGTGAAGGCGTGGGTCGAGTGCAGTGATTCTGACTCTGACTCAGAAGACGAACGGCCTCTGAGCATCACAAACGAGCATGGCACCAGTAGATTACCTTCTAACTACAGTGAATCGCAGGCTCCTACTCTTAGGATTCACATGCCTGATACGGGCCATGTGATCGTGAATTCAGCTTATGACAACATGGACAGACTTCAAAATGTACTTACTGGATCAGCACTATTCCTTGGCAAACTTcagcacagaaaaaaaaacccaaagtttaattttgaaaagtataTCTCATATCTTGATAAAGTTTCGAGGAATGTTGGCTTCTCGATCGGTGTGGTCCCGGTGACCTGGGAACTAGTGTcgactttgtttttcttcctcatCTCGCTGATTGCTCTGTTTGTACAGGAATCCATATTTGGAAAAGCGAAGAGCACGATAACgatttga
- the LOC131795732 gene encoding ATPase family AAA domain-containing protein 3: MSWLFGVNKPSPPGEGPPLIPGSPPGGDDKSGGDEGSKDENSENEGSKGAPVWRSFDPSGLERAAKAARELEKSHHSKEALEMARVQEATKQLEQQRKIKEYEASIQQIQMDKVRVEQEEKRKTLAAETQQHQQRAQYQDQLARKRYDDQLSQQRRMNEENLAKQEESVKKQEAMKRGTIEYEAQIKHDNEMKRLEAELRGKAKIERENKDIRMEQIKLKAAEQRETVLQSIKTAGSILGAGFDAFISDWDKISATAAGLTLLALGVYTAKYGTGVTARFIEARLGKPSLVRDTSRLSVFGTLRHPVQTVRKMFVNYEDSLQGIILRPSLEKRLQEVSKATANTKKNKGLYRNLLFYGPPGTGKTMFAKSLAKHSGMDYGIMTGGDIVPMGKEGVTAMHKAFDWAQTSRRGLLLFVDEADAFLRKRNQEKMSEDLRSTLNAFLYRTGESSRKFMLVLASNQPDQFDWAINDRLDEMIEFGLPTLEERVRLVRQYFEEHVLKPATTGSRTSRMKIANFDFSKKCQQIAEVTEGLSGREISKIAIAWQASAYGSPDGVLTEDMMDERVEEAVRQHKQKVEWHQTEPLTETTASVTTTEKNKASSPKRT; the protein is encoded by the exons ATGTCCTGGTTATTTGGAGTTAACAAGCCTTCCCCACCTGGTGAGGGGCCTCCGTTGATCCCGGGTTCTCCGCCGGGAGGAGACGATAAAAGTGGAGGAGATGAAGGATCGAAGGATGAGAACTCAGAGAATGAAGGCTCCAAAGGTGCCCCTGTTTGGAGAAGCTTCGATCCGTCGGGTCTTGAAAGGGCTGCTAAAGCTGCAAGGGAACTCGAGAAATCAC ATCACTCGAAAGAGGCTCTTGAGATGGCAAGAGTTCAGGAAGCAACAAAGCAATTGGAACAACAGCGTAAAATTAAG GAATACGAAGCAAGCATCCAACAGATACAAATGGACAAAGTGAGAGTGGAAcaagaggaaaagagaaaaacccTTGCAGCAGAAActcaacaacatcaacag CGTGCTCAGTACCAAGACCAGCTAGCAAGGAAACGTTACGATGATCAACTTTCACAACAG CGTCGTatgaatgaagaaaatttggCTAAACAGGAAGAGTCAGTGAAGAAACAAGAAGCCATGAAAAGAG GCACAATTGAATATGAAGCCCAGATAAAACAtgacaatgaaatgaaaagactGGAAGCAGAGCTCCGTGGCAA AGCTAAAATAGAACGTGAGAACAAGGACATTAGAATGGAACAGATTAAACTTAAAGCTGCGGAGCAAAGAGAGACTGTTCTGCAATCAATCAA gACAGCAGGTAGCATCCTTGGAGCAGGATTTGATGCATTCATCTCAGACTGGGATAAAATATCTGCCACG GCTGCAGGCCTCACCCTCCTTGCTCTTGGTGTTTACACAGCTAAATATGGCACAGGAGTCACAGCCAG ATTCATTGAAGCTCGCTTAGGGAAACCAAGTCTTGTTCGTGACACATCAAGATTAAGTGTTTTTGGTACTTTGCGACACCCAGTTCAG ACTGTTAGGAAAATGTTTGTAAATTATGAAGACTCATTGCAAGGAATTATTTTGAGG CCCAGTCTTGAAAAGAGACTTCAAGAAGTAAGCAAAGCAACAGCGAATactaagaaaaacaaaggacTGTACAGGAATCTACTGTTTTATGGTCCACCAGGGACTGGAAAAACGATGTTTGCAAAG AGCCTTGCCAAGCATTCTGGGATGGATTATGGTATTATGACTGGTGGAGATATTGTTCCTATGGGAAAGGAAGGAGTGACAGCCATGCACAAGGCGTTTGACTGGGCCCAGACCTCTAGGAGAGG tcttcTTCTCTTTGTGGACGAGGCTGATGCTTTCTTACGCAAACGTAATCAG GAAAAGATGAGTGAGGACCTGAGAAGCACATTGAACGCTTTTCTCTACAGAACTGGTGAATCTTCACGCAA GTTCATGTTAGTTCTCGCTAGTAACCAGCCTGACCAGTTTGACTGGGCCATCAATGACCGGTTAGACGAGATGATTGAGTTTGGTCTGCCAACTCTCGAGGAACGAGTACGTTTAGTCCGGCAGTATTTCGAGGAACACGTTTTAAAACCGGCCACAACAGGATCGCGAACAAG TCGTATGAAAATTGCGAACTTCGACTTTAGCAAGAAATGCCAGCAAATTGCCGAAGTGACAGAAGGTCTCTCTGgaagagaaatatcaaaaaTAGCGATTGCTTGGCAG GCTAGTGCTTATGGTTCGCCAGATGGTGTCCTCACAGAGGATATGATGGATGAAAGAGTGGAAGAAGCTGTACGACAACACAAGCAAAAAGTAGAATGGCATCAAACGGAGCCATTAACTGAAACAACTGCGTCAGTGACcacaacagagaaaaataaagcgTCCTCTCCGAAAAGAACTTAA
- the LOC131795733 gene encoding vesicle-associated membrane protein 3, whose translation MSNKRLQQTQAQVDEVVDIMKVNVDKVLERDAKLSELDSRADQLQAGASQFEHSAARLKRKMWWQNCKMWIILIVVIAVIIAAIVIWVVANNPGKSNPTSAPTTKP comes from the exons AT GTCGAACAAAAGGTTACAGCAAACGCAAGCCCAAGTGGATGAG GTCGTCGACATCATGAAAGTGAATGTCGACAAAGTGTTGGAGAGAGATGCTAAATTGTCAGAACTTGATTCTCGAGCAG ATCAATTGCAAGCTGGAGCATCACAATTTGAACATAGTGCAGCAAGGTTGAAGCGAAAAATGTGGTGGCAGAACTGCAAG aTGTGGATAATTCTTATTGTGGTGATTGCTGTAATCATTGCAGCCATTGTCA tttgggTGGTAGCAAACAATCCTGGTAAAAGCAACCCTACTAGTGCTCCTACTACAAAACCTTAA